Part of the Vallitalea okinawensis genome, AAGGCTGGCAATCCCTTTTGATCATGACCTGCTAATACTGCCGCTAAGAAAACTGCTCCTGGTCTTTCTGTACCATTGAAGCCCCATACTGCCTTTGGCATAAAGGGGTCCATATCCATAACCTCTGCGCCATAACACCAACATGGCGTTACAGTAATCGATACACCTACACCCTCTCTTGCAAATTTATCAGCGCAACGAGCAGCTTCAGAGACACCTCCGATTGTTGAATCAGCGATAACACATTCGACAGGTAAACCATTAGAATGTCTTAAATTTGATGATAAAAATTCTGCAACTCTTTTTGCCATCCCCATTGTTTGGTCTTCCAAACTTTCTCTAACACCTCTTCTTCTTCCATCGATTGTAGGTCTAATACCAATCTTAGGCATGTCACCATTAAGTCTGCTAATTGGTTCATTCTTTTTCATGAAAACTCCTCCTTCATATAATTAATGCTATCTCCTAAAACTACTGAAGATGTGCTTTGAATACCTATAGTAAACGTTTACTATTCCAATATAGGAATACAACTACTCCTATCTGAATCTCCACAAGATAATTCATAGTAAAATTATGTCTTTAATCTTGCCACTCATTCAGTTTAATGCATGTCTTTGACTGAGTCACCTGCTTGCATATCAAGATGAATAATATGTTCTTTTGACTCAAAGAAAGTATGATCGAGCTTATCCAGTATCAAATTACCTGCTCGTTTTCCCATTTCAAATGAATTTTGCTTAATATAAGTTAGTTGAGGTTCAATAAGACCTGGTAATGTAATATTTCCAAATGAAACTAAAGAAAGATCCTCTGGAATACTGAGCCCTGCTTCTTTAGCTGCTAGCATAACACTCTCCGTCATAATGTTATTCGTTGAAAAAATTGCTGTTGGTAATACCTCTTCTTTTAGTAATTGCTTCATGGATTGATATGAGCATTCTCTATTATAATCACCTTGCAATAAAAATTTATCATTAATAGGAATCCCATATTCTTCTAATGCATCCTTATAAGCTCGTAATCTCTGTTGTGAAGTACTCACTGAGAGTAAACCATTAACAATAGCTATCTGAGTGTGCCCATGTTCAATTAAATGTTTGACAAGTCTATAAGCAGCATCATAGTCATCTTCAACGACATAATCACACTTGATATCTTTGATATATGTATCTACCATTAAGATATTTAACCCTTGATTAATCAGCTCATTAATCTTATCAGGTTTTTCTTGCCGTGTTGCAACTACTACTGCATCAACACGCTTTTCGTTGAGGACTCTTAATAAATTCATTTCCTTCGATGCATCTTCATCAGTACTACCAAAAACCAAGTTATAGCCTTCTACACTAACCACACTCTCTATTCCTCTTGCCAAATCCATGAAATAAGGATTGGCAATATCAGGAACTAAGACACCGATTAAATACGTCTTATTTTGTTTTAAACTTCTAGCTACTGCATTAGGATGATAATTCAGAGCTTTAATCGCATTTTCAACCTTTTCTTTTGCATCTTGACTGACAGGATAGTTACCATTCAAAACTCTTGAGACTGTGGCTGTGGAAACCCTGGCTTCTTTTGCTACGTCTTTTATCGTTGCCATCTTACTCATTCCTTTAAGTAATAGTAATCGTTTACTATATTATATCTTTACAGCGATAAAAAATCAAGAACCTTATTTATTTTTAAAAAAAGATTAACCCTATTCCAAAATAAGATAGTCCCATTACAAGACTATCTTCTCCAGTCATCATCCATGACAATGTTTATACTTTTTTCCACTTCCACAGAAACAAGGTCCATTTCTGTCAATACGTCTATTTTCAAAGAGTATCGGACTTTGATTATGCATATGATTCTTTATATAATCCTTTGCTATAGCTCGAAACTCATCTAATGTAGCTTCATAGAACATCTTCCAACCTTCACATAACCAGCTGATGTGATCCGGTTGATTATCGCCATACACTCTATGCTTCAGACAGTCTCCTGAGCAATAATAAAGATACTCACATTTTTGGCATGCCTTATTCCATTGATTCTTTTGACATCCAAACTGCTTATAAATCTGAGAGTCTTGCATGTCTTCCCAGTTATCTGCTGTAACATTACCTACTTGAAGCTTTTTATCTACAAAGAAATCACATGGGAATATATCACCATTATGTTCGACAACAAAGTATTGACAACAGTTACCACTCATAGGACAGACATTAATTTGACCCAGTATCATAAATGATAATATAGCATCAAAACGTCGTATAGATACCCGATAGGTATCTTCTTTCTTCCATTCGTTAAATATGTCGATTAAGAATTGTCCCCATTGCTTACCAGTTATACTGTAAGGAACATGTTTACCATGTATATCAAATTCAACACAAGGTATGTACTGGTGAAAATAATGTCCATTGTCGGTAAGATAATGATACACTTCTTTAGCATGTCCTACATTAGATTGGCTAACAAGCGTTAAAATATTAAAATCAACTTGGTGTTTTTTGAGTGTTTCAATCCCTTTAATTACACTAGCATGAGTTCCACTATCACCTTTGTTTACTCGATAGCGATCATGGATATACTCAGGTCCATCTAAACTTACTCCAAGTAAAAAATTGTTTTCTTTAAATAACTTAGCCATATCATCAGTTAGCAAGGTACCATTGGTTTGAAGACCATTACTCACCTGTTTACCCCTTGCATATTTCTTCTGTAAACTAACAACTTTCTTGAAAAAATCGGTCCCCATCAAAGTAGGCTCACCACCCTGCCATCCAAAGGAATATACTGGCTGGTCAGTTGCCATATAGCTCTTAATCATTTGCTCCAATACTTCGTCAGACATACGATGTTTATAGGTTTCTGGATACATTGATGCATGATCTAAGTAAAAGCAATAAGCACATCGTAAATTACAATCTGCAGATGATGGTTTTATTAATAATGAGAAAGGTCTCATACAAATTCTCCTTTAACAAATAAACTAATTTTGATCATATCATTATAACACATACAGACATTTTACACAATCTTATGACCATTATAGTTAAAACTCCCCGAAGTTATAACTTGACTTTCTTTGCTTCTTTTCATATAATAATTATTGTAGTAAAAGGGAGTAGCTGGCAAATATTTGCATTGTTGGTCGTCAATACGGTTTATCCCGGTCAACAATCATTGGATACATAGTAGTCAATAGATTCTTTATTGACTGGTCAATGAAAGCAAGACTTTTACTGTATTCACATACAGTGGAGGTCTTTTTTATATTGGAAAAATTACGCTAGCTCTAGACATAAGAGGACTTTCACAAATAACTAAGGGGGAATTTTTCATGGACATTGAACAACTGCTACCATTTATACTCTTTTTTGTCGGATTCATAATGATCATCAAAGGTAGTGATTGGTTTATCGATTCAACGATTTGGGTGGCAAAGGTACTTAATGTACCCAACATTATTATTGGAGCCACTCTAGTGAGTTTATGTACTACTTTGCCTGAAGCCATGGTTTCAACAAGTTCTGCTTTGAAAGGTAATGCAGATATTGCTTTCGGTAATGCTATTGGTTCTATTGCATGTAATACTGGTTTTATACTAGGTATTACAATTCTCTTATCAAAACCATCAATTCATGAGAAATTAGACTTCCAAAAGAAGGGGTTATTACTCATTTCCTTGTTATTAGGATTAATGGGAGTTGGATATTATTATGGTGAACTACCTCTTTTTATTGGATTTGGCTTACTAGGTATCTTATTATTATATCTTATTTCAAATGTCAAAGTAGCTATGGAGAAGCCTTATGATGGTGAAAAAGAAGCCATTGATAAAAGTAAATCAACTGTCATGAGAATGCTTGTTCTATTTGTGATTGGTTTAGTATTAACCATATGGGGTGCTAACTTACTTGTTGATAATGGTGAGAAAATCGCCCGCCTCCTTGGTGTACCAGACGTGGTAATTGGATTAACTCTAACTGCTTTCGGTACCTCTTTACCTGAACTAGTAACTGCTATAACAGCATTTGTTAAAAAAGCTGGTGACTTATCATTAGGTAATATCATTGGTGCTAACTTAATGAATATTCTATTGGTAATAGCTTTATCAACAACTATTTTACCAATTAATATTGAGCCAAGCTATTTAACAATGCATCTACCATTCGTTATACTCATTGTATGTATACCTATTTTAGCTACCTTTAGTAAGAAAGGTTATTTTAGCCGTTTAACAGGATTTATTATGGTCGCTACCTATGCACTTTATATTGGTCTTACCTTTTATGTGGCATAAGTATTGTCAAGATTGATTAAAGCCCGATACATTGACTTGTATCGGGCTTTCGGTTTACCTATCACAACTACGAGAAAGTATGGTTCCTTGCTTGATCATTTCGTGTAACGATATGTATCAAAAGTAATGAGGTTCGATGCTTTATTACTTTTATAAGCAAAACGCATTACTTTCCTACACTACAAAAAAGTGACTAACGTCACGTTTCAAGTATGTGCAGGAAAGTATGGTCCCTTGCGAGCAAAACGCATTACTTTCCTACACTAAAATAAAAGTAGTTTTCATCTTCAATTCTTATATTTTTGAAACCATTTTGATGACATAGCTGCTTTAAGGTTAAATCTGTAGGAATAGCATCTCTTCCCAAGCTATAGCCAATACGTTGATGGTGCTCTTTTAGACCTTGTCTAGAACGCGCATGGGCTATTGCAAATGTCCCTCCATCTGCTAGTAGAGTTCTTACATTACTAAACACAGTTTCTAGGTTCTCAAAATGTGGAATACTATTGTAAATGAGTATCCTATTGAAGCATTGATCCAGTTTAAAGGGTTGGTCAAAGTCTTCACAGATCGTTTCAACTTCATGAAAACACAGCTTAAAGCTCTGAAGTAGTTTCTCAGAAATGTCTAGCCCTATGTACTTCTTTATGCTTTTAAATCTCAGATATGGATAAAGAATACCTGAACCACAGCAAATATCAAGTACTTTAGAATTTTCATCTATATTTAATTTATTGAGCATGTCTTTTATGATTTTTTTCTCATGATCATCTGGTTGGCGTAGCCATGATTGATGATTTTTATTAAAATGCTCTTTCTCGTTAATAATTTTCATGCTTTTTCCTTTCAAGTAAAATACATTAGCAAAACTTTAATTTAGTTATAGAAGATTAATTAGATCTATCCTTTATAAAATCTATTACTTGATGATGCAAGTGAGGTTGGATTTGTGAATAAGTTAAGTTAGGAGGTAACTTTTTAAAAAACTTAATTTCAGCAATTTCTGAATCTGGTAATTCAACTAAAGTAGTTATTTTACTATAGAATAATTGACCGTAAGACTGCTCCTCACCTCTTGTAACTGAATAGGTACAAACAGGGATTAACTCAAATGCCTTAGCTCCTGTCTCCTCAAATAACTCTCTTGAAGCCGCTTGACTTGCACTTTCTCCCTCTTCAATATGCCCTCCAGGAATTTCCCATGTATCACGTTGTTTATGTCGTACAAGAACCCACTGATTTTGATATTGAGACTGAATAACGACGTATTTTAGTTTTTCTTCTGTTATTTTTCCTAACTCATAAAAATCAACTTTTAACATTTTGTCCCCCTTTGTATATTATCAAATAACCTCTTTGAGTATCTCAAAAAACTTATCATGCGCTAGTACTTCATTCCAAGGATAATGGCCACAATCCTTAAGTAGAATATATTCAAAATCACTAACTACTTTCTTAAGCGGTTCAATGACCCCTTTATAAGGATGAGCATCGTATTTACCGTGAATAGCTAAGACTGGACATTGAATTTCACTACCTTTATTTAATAAATCTCCATTCTGACGCAGCTTTAACATCTCAGGCATGACTTTATTGTAGATTTCTGGTTGATAATCAATGGTATCATTAGCGGATATTTCAATAGGTTTGAATGTTTCAGCTTTAGACATAATTTCTCCAAACTGCCCAAAGATAATTTTTTCTTCCTGTAGACTGTCTACTTCTGACCATCTTTTTTGAAGCTGATTCAACAGCATTTGATCTTCTTCTGAAAAACGACAATTCCGTGTAGCGTTCATCTCTTTAACATATTTTTGTTCAAAAGCCCCACAGCCGACTAAGATTACTTTTTTGACTAAGTCGGGGTTAGATGCAGCTAATAAATAAACCAGCCAAGCCCCCCATGAGTGGCCAATTAAAGTTATTGGTTTATCGGCAACCTCTTGAATAATGGCTCTCAATTCTTCAATCTGTCCTTCTACGGTATCAGCCGATTGGAAAGGTTCAATAACACTAAAATCCTTTGAAAGCAGCTTACATATAGGTGCAACAGAACCAGGAGCACCAGGCCCCCCATGAACGACAACTATTTGATAGGGTGAGTCTCCATAACATCTATATCTCTCCATATAACACCTCTTTCTTCTTGATATAACTTCATGAGTTAACCCCTAGCCTTCACCAGGGGTTAATTGTTAAACACTATTCACATACTACAGCTGTTCCCGATGCTGTCACCATTAACATATTCCCTTGACCTAGTACTTCATAATCAATATCAACACCTACAACAGCGTTTGCCCCTACCTTCATAGCCCTATTTTCTAATTCTCTTAAAGCTGTCTGTCTAGCCTCAATCAATTCACCTTCATAGGAATTGGATCTACCTCCAAAGAAATTGGTCAAACCTGCTGCGAAGTCCTTTACAAAGTTGACACCTGTTATAACTTCTCCAAAAACAACACCTCTATACTCTTTGATACTTTTACCTTCAACAGTTGGTGTAGTAGTTACAATCATTTTATTCCCTCCATCTTAAATATTTATTAATCATTAGCTTATTCTTGTTATTTAATAATAAACTATTCTTCTCTTCATTACTATATAGCAAATGTAAATAACGGATATTCAAAGGCTTTTTTGTACCCATGCCATTCTGCAGTCTTGTATGATC contains:
- a CDS encoding LacI family DNA-binding transcriptional regulator, with the translated sequence MATIKDVAKEARVSTATVSRVLNGNYPVSQDAKEKVENAIKALNYHPNAVARSLKQNKTYLIGVLVPDIANPYFMDLARGIESVVSVEGYNLVFGSTDEDASKEMNLLRVLNEKRVDAVVVATRQEKPDKINELINQGLNILMVDTYIKDIKCDYVVEDDYDAAYRLVKHLIEHGHTQIAIVNGLLSVSTSQQRLRAYKDALEEYGIPINDKFLLQGDYNRECSYQSMKQLLKEEVLPTAIFSTNNIMTESVMLAAKEAGLSIPEDLSLVSFGNITLPGLIEPQLTYIKQNSFEMGKRAGNLILDKLDHTFFESKEHIIHLDMQAGDSVKDMH
- a CDS encoding anaerobic sulfatase maturase; the protein is MRPFSLLIKPSSADCNLRCAYCFYLDHASMYPETYKHRMSDEVLEQMIKSYMATDQPVYSFGWQGGEPTLMGTDFFKKVVSLQKKYARGKQVSNGLQTNGTLLTDDMAKLFKENNFLLGVSLDGPEYIHDRYRVNKGDSGTHASVIKGIETLKKHQVDFNILTLVSQSNVGHAKEVYHYLTDNGHYFHQYIPCVEFDIHGKHVPYSITGKQWGQFLIDIFNEWKKEDTYRVSIRRFDAILSFMILGQINVCPMSGNCCQYFVVEHNGDIFPCDFFVDKKLQVGNVTADNWEDMQDSQIYKQFGCQKNQWNKACQKCEYLYYCSGDCLKHRVYGDNQPDHISWLCEGWKMFYEATLDEFRAIAKDYIKNHMHNQSPILFENRRIDRNGPCFCGSGKKYKHCHG
- a CDS encoding calcium/sodium antiporter — protein: MDIEQLLPFILFFVGFIMIIKGSDWFIDSTIWVAKVLNVPNIIIGATLVSLCTTLPEAMVSTSSALKGNADIAFGNAIGSIACNTGFILGITILLSKPSIHEKLDFQKKGLLLISLLLGLMGVGYYYGELPLFIGFGLLGILLLYLISNVKVAMEKPYDGEKEAIDKSKSTVMRMLVLFVIGLVLTIWGANLLVDNGEKIARLLGVPDVVIGLTLTAFGTSLPELVTAITAFVKKAGDLSLGNIIGANLMNILLVIALSTTILPINIEPSYLTMHLPFVILIVCIPILATFSKKGYFSRLTGFIMVATYALYIGLTFYVA
- a CDS encoding class I SAM-dependent DNA methyltransferase is translated as MKIINEKEHFNKNHQSWLRQPDDHEKKIIKDMLNKLNIDENSKVLDICCGSGILYPYLRFKSIKKYIGLDISEKLLQSFKLCFHEVETICEDFDQPFKLDQCFNRILIYNSIPHFENLETVFSNVRTLLADGGTFAIAHARSRQGLKEHHQRIGYSLGRDAIPTDLTLKQLCHQNGFKNIRIEDENYFYFSVGK
- a CDS encoding NUDIX hydrolase produces the protein MLKVDFYELGKITEEKLKYVVIQSQYQNQWVLVRHKQRDTWEIPGGHIEEGESASQAASRELFEETGAKAFELIPVCTYSVTRGEEQSYGQLFYSKITTLVELPDSEIAEIKFFKKLPPNLTYSQIQPHLHHQVIDFIKDRSN
- a CDS encoding alpha/beta fold hydrolase produces the protein MERYRCYGDSPYQIVVVHGGPGAPGSVAPICKLLSKDFSVIEPFQSADTVEGQIEELRAIIQEVADKPITLIGHSWGAWLVYLLAASNPDLVKKVILVGCGAFEQKYVKEMNATRNCRFSEEDQMLLNQLQKRWSEVDSLQEEKIIFGQFGEIMSKAETFKPIEISANDTIDYQPEIYNKVMPEMLKLRQNGDLLNKGSEIQCPVLAIHGKYDAHPYKGVIEPLKKVVSDFEYILLKDCGHYPWNEVLAHDKFFEILKEVI
- a CDS encoding putative heavy metal-binding protein, translating into MIVTTTPTVEGKSIKEYRGVVFGEVITGVNFVKDFAAGLTNFFGGRSNSYEGELIEARQTALRELENRAMKVGANAVVGVDIDYEVLGQGNMLMVTASGTAVVCE